In Prunus dulcis chromosome 1, ALMONDv2, whole genome shotgun sequence, the following are encoded in one genomic region:
- the LOC117634959 gene encoding uncharacterized protein LOC117634959 translates to MVKKMSQEVQKKRPIKRNKKKLLKKVIDFLISNSYMFAPLISHPPHGFSLPMKTRASIKGVEGRKPIKGDNKRLLKKVGDYLKSDSYMYAPLLASPASASTSSPPKGSSKYLKKVVTMANSERKLFLKYNKSNERFTNVIAEDQASKGCLPEKVLSEQQSVVHKETVKHVVHHSCRSSMSGKGLLRSHLRKLVD, encoded by the exons ATGGTGAAGAAAATGTCGCAAGaagttcaaaagaaaagacccATTAAGCGTAATAAGAAGAAACTGCTAAAGAAAGTCATAGACTTTCTCATTTCTAACTCTTACATGTTTGCTCCTCTAATTTCTCATCCACCTCACGGCTTTAGCTTACCCATGAAGACAAGGGCTTCTATTAAAg GAGTGGAAGGAAGGAAACCCATTAAAGGAGACAACAAGAGGTTGCTGAAGAAGGTTGGGGACTATCTGAAGTCTGACTCTTACATGTATGCTCCCCTGCTTGCTTCACCTGCATCAGCCAGTACTAGTAGCCCTCCTAAAG GGTCTTCAAAGTACCTTAAGAAGGTCGTCACCATGGCCAATTCAGAGaggaaattatttttaaaatacaacaAATCAAATGAACGGTTTACAAATGTGATAGCAGAGGATCAAGCCTCCAAGGGCTGTCTTCCTGAAAAAGTCCTTTCAGAGCAGCAATCTGTAGTGCACAAGGAAACAGTGAAGCATGTGGTTCACCATAGCTGTCGCTCATCGATGTCAG GGAAAGGACTGCTCAGATCGCACCTAAGGAAGCTTGTTGACTGA